One window of Tenacibaculum maritimum NCIMB 2154 genomic DNA carries:
- a CDS encoding SprT-like domain-containing protein: MLHKYIPENAVSAVQFLIEKHSFTLKIVSERQTKHGDFRRLSNGKFQITVNNNLNKYQFLLTLIHEIAHHITFQKFGRVQPHGKEWKTIFQHLMLPFLKPDIYPTEILPHLAHYLKNPKASTDTDVNLSLALRNGIASKGKHFVFKIPQGGLFEYKNNIYKRGAKRRTRYECLNLEDKRVYLFNQNAEVVFVNSP; this comes from the coding sequence ATGCTTCATAAATATATTCCAGAAAATGCAGTTTCAGCTGTTCAGTTTTTGATAGAAAAACATAGCTTTACCTTAAAAATAGTAAGTGAACGACAAACCAAACACGGAGATTTTAGAAGGCTGTCAAATGGAAAGTTTCAAATTACAGTAAACAATAACCTTAATAAATATCAGTTTTTATTAACGTTGATTCATGAAATCGCTCATCATATAACTTTCCAAAAATTTGGAAGAGTACAGCCTCATGGAAAAGAATGGAAAACAATATTTCAACATCTAATGCTTCCCTTTTTAAAACCGGATATTTATCCTACAGAAATATTGCCTCATTTGGCTCATTATTTAAAAAACCCTAAGGCAAGTACAGATACTGATGTGAACTTATCTTTAGCTTTAAGAAATGGAATAGCATCAAAAGGAAAACATTTTGTATTTAAGATTCCACAAGGAGGATTATTTGAATACAAAAATAATATTTATAAGAGAGGAGCTAAAAGAAGAACTCGTTATGAATGTTTAAACTTAGAAGATAAACGTGTTTATTTGTTTAACCAGAATGCAGAAGTCGTATTTGTAAATTCGCCATAA
- a CDS encoding DUF885 domain-containing protein, translating to MNVIKLIIITVSLAFLSSCNKGFQQKEPSEKTKEVSKKLRAFLDQEFEAYLSRHPMDQTYLGIKTDAGKWNDISKEFEASELAHKKKALRWLKDSIAPLQLDKKAQLSYQLYKQQLENAIADYQYRLHNYPVNQMHGMHAEIPAFLINMHQVENVKDAENYIQRLRNLKLLFKQLVENLRAREKVGILPPKFVFAKVLEASRNIIKGSPFNVSGEASTLLADFTEKISKLSIPEGEKKNLIKIARKALVESVLPAYKNLIKVLEEQEKIATNDAGVWKMPKGSEFFNNALQRTTTTNLTAEEIHKIGLKEVARIHEEMRSIMKKVNFKGTLKEFFQFVKKDKQFYYPATSEGRIAYMKKATHIIDSMKTRLNELFITKPKAALQVKAVEAFREKSAGKAFYQQPAIDGSRPGTYYANMYDMESMPSYQMEALAYHEGIPGHHMQIAIAQELEDLPMFRKFGRYTAYIEGWGLYSEYIPKEMGFYANPYSDFGRLAMELWRACRLVVDTGIHAKKWTREEGIKYYIDNTPNAKADAIKMVERHIVMPSQATAYKIGMLKIIALRDKAKKLLGEKFDIREFHDVVLTNGPIPLNVLETLVEEYISSKS from the coding sequence ATGAATGTCATTAAATTAATAATAATTACGGTAAGTTTAGCCTTTTTGTCAAGCTGTAATAAAGGTTTTCAGCAAAAGGAACCTTCTGAGAAAACAAAGGAAGTATCAAAGAAGCTTCGTGCTTTTTTGGATCAAGAGTTTGAAGCTTATTTGAGCCGACATCCAATGGATCAAACTTATTTAGGAATAAAAACAGATGCCGGTAAATGGAATGATATCTCAAAGGAATTTGAAGCTTCAGAGTTAGCTCATAAGAAAAAAGCATTACGATGGTTAAAGGACTCAATAGCCCCATTACAATTGGATAAAAAGGCACAGTTGAGTTACCAATTGTATAAACAACAATTAGAAAACGCAATAGCCGATTATCAATATAGGCTGCATAATTACCCTGTAAATCAGATGCATGGAATGCATGCAGAGATTCCCGCGTTTTTAATTAATATGCATCAAGTAGAAAATGTGAAAGATGCAGAAAATTACATTCAGAGATTGAGAAACTTAAAGTTGTTATTTAAACAGTTAGTAGAAAATTTAAGAGCGCGTGAAAAGGTAGGGATTTTACCACCAAAATTTGTATTTGCTAAAGTATTGGAAGCTTCTAGGAATATTATAAAAGGTAGCCCTTTTAATGTGTCTGGAGAAGCGAGTACTTTACTTGCCGATTTTACGGAGAAAATAAGTAAATTATCAATACCTGAAGGAGAAAAGAAAAATTTGATAAAAATTGCTAGAAAAGCACTTGTAGAAAGTGTTTTACCAGCTTATAAAAACTTAATAAAGGTATTAGAGGAGCAAGAAAAAATAGCAACGAATGATGCTGGTGTATGGAAAATGCCCAAGGGGAGTGAATTTTTCAATAATGCTTTGCAAAGAACGACAACTACGAACTTAACAGCGGAAGAAATTCATAAAATAGGTTTAAAGGAAGTAGCTCGTATTCATGAAGAGATGCGTAGTATTATGAAAAAAGTGAATTTTAAAGGAACGTTAAAGGAGTTTTTTCAGTTTGTGAAAAAAGACAAGCAATTTTACTATCCAGCAACGAGTGAAGGAAGAATTGCTTATATGAAAAAAGCAACGCATATTATTGATAGCATGAAAACTCGTTTGAATGAATTGTTTATTACCAAGCCCAAAGCAGCATTACAAGTTAAAGCAGTGGAAGCTTTTAGAGAAAAATCGGCAGGAAAAGCGTTTTATCAGCAGCCAGCTATTGATGGTTCTAGGCCAGGAACTTATTATGCAAATATGTATGATATGGAAAGTATGCCCTCATATCAAATGGAAGCACTTGCTTATCATGAAGGAATTCCAGGCCATCATATGCAAATAGCAATAGCACAAGAATTAGAAGATTTGCCTATGTTTCGTAAGTTCGGACGTTATACAGCTTATATTGAAGGATGGGGGCTGTATTCAGAATATATACCTAAGGAGATGGGGTTTTATGCAAATCCGTATTCTGATTTTGGTCGTTTGGCTATGGAATTATGGAGGGCTTGCCGTTTAGTTGTAGATACAGGAATTCATGCAAAAAAATGGACCCGTGAAGAGGGAATAAAATACTATATTGATAATACTCCAAATGCCAAAGCAGATGCCATAAAGATGGTGGAAAGGCATATTGTAATGCCAAGCCAAGCAACTGCTTATAAAATAGGAATGTTAAAAATTATAGCGTTAAGAGATAAAGCGAAGAAACTTTTGGGAGAAAAATTTGATATTCGTGAATTTCACGATGTTGTTTTAACAAATGGTCCTATACCTTTAAATGTATTAGAAACTTTAGTAGAAGAGTATATTTCTTCTAAAAGTTAA
- a CDS encoding DUF4369 domain-containing protein — protein MRKFIAICTISLLVFACSSKKEGNMIVQGQIKGLKKGTLYLQKMKDTLLVSVDSISLLGNDHFSLADNINEPQMYYLTFGNNSSTSKRIMFFGEKGTITINDKIEEFGFKPKIEGSKNQKIIEQFKEIDRKFRDQRLDFIKKDFEARKTNNQELVNELEQGYKRMMRRRFLFTTNYAINNAHTEASPYIALTELFDANIKLLDTINNSLSDKIKKSMYGKRLQKFITDVKSKEK, from the coding sequence ATGAGAAAATTTATTGCCATTTGCACTATTAGCTTGCTAGTATTTGCTTGTTCTTCTAAAAAAGAAGGAAATATGATTGTACAAGGCCAAATTAAAGGCTTAAAAAAAGGAACTTTATACCTACAAAAGATGAAAGATACTCTTTTAGTTTCTGTAGATTCTATTTCTTTATTAGGAAATGATCATTTTTCTTTAGCTGATAATATCAATGAACCGCAGATGTATTATCTAACTTTTGGAAATAACTCCTCAACGAGCAAAAGAATTATGTTTTTTGGTGAAAAAGGAACAATCACAATTAATGATAAAATTGAAGAGTTTGGATTCAAACCAAAAATTGAAGGCTCTAAAAACCAAAAAATAATAGAACAGTTCAAAGAAATAGATCGCAAATTCAGAGATCAGCGTTTGGATTTTATAAAAAAGGATTTCGAAGCTCGAAAAACAAATAATCAGGAATTGGTTAACGAATTGGAACAAGGTTATAAAAGAATGATGCGTCGTAGATTTTTATTTACTACGAATTATGCTATTAATAATGCGCATACAGAAGCATCTCCATATATTGCTTTAACAGAGCTATTTGACGCTAATATCAAATTGTTGGATACTATTAATAACTCTCTATCTGATAAGATTAAAAAATCAATGTACGGTAAACGTTTACAAAAATTTATCACAGATGTAAAAAGTAAAGAAAAATAA
- a CDS encoding DUF819 family protein has translation MGISEINNDIPLFANDTTIFGVLCVILAGIFYTSKLTSFSKFYKVVPALLLCYFIPSICSSLGIIADKWINVSATIQHLNTLYGNLDQVTNLESLKSYIALHNISESDYSQFIGSSKLYYISSRFLLPASLVLLTLSIDLKGVFNLGPKALIMFLTATIGVMIGGPIAILFFKYVSPSILVQVEGTELWKGLSTVAGSWIGGGANQLAMKEQWEVSDNLFSIMAVVDVLVAEVWMAFLLLGVAKSDKIDAWLDADNSSITNLKNKMEKFTLETARIPSFNDLIILLGIAFGVTSIGHIIGDNLGGWIKNNVPFLVDFGLGSAFFWLIIAATTIGILLSFTKAKSYEGAGASKIGTVFIYILVASIGMKMNLNAIIENISLFAIGFVWMLIHVGLLFLVAKLIKAPYFFLAVGSKANIGGAASAPVVAGAFHPSLAPVGVLLAVLGYALGTYGAFACAIMMKWVN, from the coding sequence ATGGGTATTTCAGAAATCAACAATGACATTCCTCTATTTGCAAATGACACCACCATATTTGGCGTTTTGTGCGTTATTTTAGCAGGCATCTTCTATACTTCTAAATTAACCTCTTTTTCAAAGTTTTATAAAGTTGTTCCTGCTTTACTATTATGCTACTTTATTCCATCTATATGTAGTTCTCTTGGAATTATTGCTGATAAATGGATCAATGTTTCTGCAACTATACAGCATTTGAACACCTTGTATGGAAACTTAGATCAAGTTACTAATCTGGAAAGTTTAAAATCATATATAGCGCTACATAACATTAGTGAATCGGATTATTCTCAATTCATTGGGAGTAGTAAATTATATTATATTTCTTCCAGATTTTTATTACCTGCTTCTTTAGTTTTACTAACATTAAGTATTGACTTAAAAGGGGTTTTTAATTTAGGTCCTAAAGCATTAATTATGTTTTTAACCGCAACTATTGGGGTAATGATAGGAGGACCTATTGCTATTCTTTTCTTTAAATATGTATCTCCTAGTATTTTAGTACAAGTAGAAGGTACTGAGCTATGGAAAGGTTTATCTACCGTTGCTGGTAGCTGGATTGGGGGTGGTGCTAATCAACTAGCCATGAAAGAACAATGGGAAGTAAGTGATAACTTATTTAGTATCATGGCTGTTGTAGATGTACTTGTTGCTGAAGTATGGATGGCCTTCTTACTTTTGGGCGTTGCTAAATCTGACAAAATAGACGCTTGGTTAGATGCTGACAACTCATCTATAACCAATTTAAAGAATAAAATGGAGAAATTTACGTTAGAAACTGCTAGAATTCCTTCATTTAATGATTTAATAATTTTACTAGGCATCGCTTTTGGTGTTACTTCTATTGGTCATATCATCGGAGATAATTTAGGGGGGTGGATAAAAAACAATGTCCCTTTTTTAGTTGATTTTGGCTTAGGTAGCGCTTTCTTTTGGTTAATTATAGCTGCAACTACTATTGGTATTTTATTATCTTTTACAAAAGCTAAAAGCTATGAAGGTGCTGGTGCTAGTAAAATAGGTACTGTATTCATTTACATACTTGTTGCTTCTATAGGAATGAAAATGAATTTAAATGCAATTATCGAAAATATTAGTTTATTTGCTATTGGTTTTGTTTGGATGCTTATTCATGTAGGACTTCTTTTCTTAGTAGCTAAACTCATTAAAGCTCCTTATTTCTTCCTAGCGGTAGGTTCAAAGGCTAATATTGGGGGTGCTGCATCTGCTCCTGTAGTCGCTGGAGCTTTTCACCCTTCACTAGCTCCTGTTGGTGTTTTACTTGCTGTTTTAGGATATGCTTTAGGAACTTATGGAGCTTTTGCTTGTGCCATAATGATGAAATGGGTGAATTAG
- a CDS encoding DUF2490 domain-containing protein translates to MKKLFPILLFLLTFNSLFSQSNSEKELGVWYMYNGSHKISPKVSLKTMAHFRFFEIGDDLQQFIGRLGANYKFNKHISASLGYSYVNTDITFQANGGDIREHRIYQDVNIKHALSGLNLFHRFRGEQRFFNSETGNFFRYQLALNYPISKKWATYLYDEVFFDLEGEAYNQNWLGIGLRYKLSEIIKLQLGYMNITNANSEKFDRIQIGISISTDHIKRTK, encoded by the coding sequence ATGAAAAAATTATTCCCTATTTTACTATTTTTATTAACCTTTAACTCATTATTTTCACAATCAAATTCAGAAAAGGAACTAGGTGTTTGGTATATGTACAACGGTTCTCATAAGATCTCACCTAAAGTCAGTTTAAAAACAATGGCACATTTCCGTTTTTTTGAAATAGGAGATGATTTACAACAATTTATTGGACGACTGGGTGCTAATTACAAATTCAACAAACACATAAGCGCTTCTCTTGGTTATTCTTACGTAAATACAGATATTACCTTTCAAGCAAATGGAGGAGATATTAGAGAACATCGTATTTACCAAGATGTTAATATTAAGCATGCGCTCTCAGGTTTAAACTTATTTCATCGTTTTAGAGGGGAGCAACGTTTTTTCAATTCTGAAACAGGTAATTTCTTTCGTTACCAATTGGCTTTAAATTATCCTATCTCTAAAAAATGGGCGACGTACCTATATGATGAAGTATTTTTTGACCTTGAAGGAGAAGCTTACAATCAAAATTGGTTAGGAATTGGTCTTAGGTATAAGTTATCAGAAATAATTAAACTTCAATTAGGATATATGAATATTACCAATGCAAATAGCGAAAAATTTGATAGAATTCAAATAGGTATTTCAATTAGTACTGATCATATTAAAAGAACCAAGTAA
- a CDS encoding S1/P1 nuclease has translation MKKIIFSILGACFLTVSSLLANNITADDWGQTGHRVIGEIAQGYLSGRAKRKINKLLKGQGLAIASTFGDEIKSDKRYRKFYAWHYVNLNDGETYETSEKNPKGDLYTGILKCKEVITDENASEEDKAFYLKLLVHLVGDLHQPLHIGRAHDKGGNDFQVQWFKEGSNLHRVWDSEMIEHYNMTYSELASNAGELTRKEVREIQKGTLLDWVEETRGLAQQTYDSAKIGDKLGYRYMYENFGTVRKQLQKGGIRLAKILNDIF, from the coding sequence ATGAAAAAAATAATTTTTTCTATACTAGGAGCATGCTTTTTAACAGTATCATCATTATTAGCAAATAATATTACTGCAGATGATTGGGGGCAAACGGGGCACAGAGTTATTGGTGAGATAGCTCAAGGTTATTTGTCGGGAAGAGCAAAGAGAAAAATAAATAAATTGTTAAAAGGGCAAGGCTTAGCAATAGCTTCAACTTTTGGTGATGAAATAAAATCAGATAAGAGATATCGAAAATTTTATGCTTGGCATTATGTAAACCTGAATGATGGTGAAACTTATGAAACGTCTGAGAAAAATCCTAAAGGAGATTTATATACAGGAATATTAAAGTGTAAAGAGGTGATTACTGATGAAAATGCTTCTGAAGAAGACAAAGCTTTTTACTTAAAATTATTGGTTCATTTAGTAGGAGACCTTCACCAACCTTTGCATATTGGAAGGGCACATGATAAAGGAGGAAATGATTTTCAGGTACAGTGGTTTAAGGAAGGGAGTAATTTGCATAGGGTTTGGGACTCAGAAATGATTGAGCATTATAATATGACGTATTCAGAATTAGCCTCAAATGCAGGTGAATTAACAAGAAAGGAAGTAAGAGAAATTCAAAAGGGAACCTTATTGGATTGGGTAGAAGAAACGAGAGGATTGGCACAGCAAACTTATGACTCAGCAAAAATAGGAGATAAATTGGGCTATCGTTATATGTATGAGAATTTTGGAACAGTAAGAAAGCAATTGCAAAAAGGAGGTATTCGTTTGGCTAAAATATTAAATGATATTTTTTAG
- a CDS encoding LTA synthase family protein: MLYKSWGVRIDTTLLTYINTPKIMLASISTGALIGSFAIWITSSLLFAWFFNRLINKSLALLIQGKFWEAPFFFVVTAALILPIRGGVQTIPINQSNVYFSTNMFANHAAVNPIWNFSNALTHKVDKKNPYQQYDLKVAEQVINSTKNSLLESSTDTILKTDKPNVILIIWESLSAKSVEVLGGRANVTSNLNKLSKEGILFTNFYGNGDRTDKGLIAILSGYYPQPTKSIIKMPSKTRSLPMLTKEMKNLGYQTSFYYGGDTNFGNMNTYLRNGEVDHVIDGSEFDQKNWNSKWGAHDHIFLERVMNDLSKPLQQPFFTIALTLTSHEPYEFPDEYKFGNDSDENKYLSSQAYTDKAIGKFIEAAKKQSWWNNTLIVIMSDHGHPLPIHKGYFNSPKKFQIPMVWLGGALNKTPIKIPFFSGQTDFSYTLLKLLKGNTTPFKFGKNIFNASDKQYVHYIFNKGFGTIDKNGVFVYDYVSKKPVISTGTSSTKLDSLGRAITQNAFQDFIDR; the protein is encoded by the coding sequence GTGCTCTATAAGTCTTGGGGAGTTCGAATAGACACAACCCTCCTTACTTATATCAATACCCCAAAAATAATGCTTGCTTCTATTTCTACAGGAGCTTTAATTGGAAGCTTTGCTATTTGGATTACTAGTTCATTACTTTTTGCTTGGTTTTTTAATAGATTGATAAACAAATCTCTTGCTCTATTAATACAAGGGAAATTTTGGGAAGCTCCCTTCTTTTTTGTTGTAACAGCTGCTTTAATTTTACCCATACGTGGAGGTGTACAAACAATTCCTATAAATCAAAGTAACGTATATTTCTCTACTAATATGTTTGCAAATCATGCTGCTGTAAATCCTATTTGGAATTTCTCTAATGCATTGACTCATAAGGTGGATAAAAAAAACCCTTACCAACAGTACGATTTAAAAGTTGCTGAGCAAGTTATTAATAGCACCAAAAATTCTTTACTTGAAAGTTCTACTGATACTATTCTTAAAACAGATAAACCAAATGTTATTCTCATCATATGGGAGAGTTTATCAGCAAAATCTGTAGAAGTATTGGGCGGAAGGGCTAATGTTACCTCCAACCTGAATAAGCTTTCTAAAGAGGGGATTTTGTTTACAAATTTCTACGGAAATGGAGATCGTACAGATAAAGGTCTGATTGCTATTTTAAGTGGTTATTACCCACAACCCACTAAAAGCATCATCAAAATGCCTAGTAAAACCAGAAGCTTACCTATGCTTACTAAAGAAATGAAAAACTTAGGTTACCAAACATCTTTTTATTATGGTGGCGATACTAACTTTGGAAATATGAACACCTATTTAAGAAATGGTGAAGTTGACCATGTGATAGATGGTAGTGAGTTTGATCAAAAAAACTGGAATTCAAAATGGGGAGCGCACGATCATATTTTTTTAGAACGCGTTATGAACGATTTGTCAAAACCTTTACAACAACCCTTTTTTACCATAGCGCTCACACTAACGAGTCATGAGCCTTATGAATTTCCTGATGAATATAAATTTGGTAATGATAGCGATGAAAATAAATATTTAAGCTCACAAGCATATACAGATAAAGCTATTGGTAAATTCATTGAGGCTGCTAAAAAACAATCTTGGTGGAACAATACCCTGATTGTAATCATGTCAGATCATGGCCATCCTCTACCTATACATAAAGGTTATTTTAATTCTCCTAAAAAATTTCAAATTCCTATGGTATGGCTAGGAGGAGCTTTAAATAAGACTCCTATTAAAATACCTTTTTTTTCAGGTCAAACAGATTTTTCATATACACTTCTAAAACTCCTAAAAGGGAATACTACTCCTTTTAAGTTTGGAAAAAATATCTTTAATGCTTCAGATAAACAATATGTTCATTATATATTTAATAAGGGGTTTGGTACAATTGATAAAAACGGTGTATTTGTATATGATTATGTTAGTAAAAAACCTGTTATTTCTACGGGAACTTCTTCTACAAAATTAGATTCTTTAGGTAGAGCCATCACTCAAAATGCTTTCCAAGATTTTATAGATAGATAA
- the tsaD gene encoding tRNA (adenosine(37)-N6)-threonylcarbamoyltransferase complex transferase subunit TsaD, producing the protein MKTKPIYILGIESSCDDTSASVICNGMVLSNVIANQEVHAKYGGVVPELASRAHQQNIVPVVQQAIEQAKINKEQLNAIAFTRGPGLMGSLLVGTSFAKSLALGLQIPLIDVNHMQAHILAHFIQEENGKIPDFPFICLTISGGHTQIVKVTNHFDMEVLGETIDDAVGEAFDKSAKILGLPYPGGPLIDKYAKLGNPKAYSFTKPKVGNLEFSFSGLKTAILYFIQKQEKENANFIQENLYDICASIQYTIIEILMDKLKNAVKQTGIKRIAIAGGVSANSEIRKRLELAEKHWNWTTYIPKFEYTTDNAAMIAITGYLKYLNQTYSDVSITAKARLKVTE; encoded by the coding sequence TTGAAGACAAAACCAATTTATATATTAGGAATAGAATCTTCTTGTGATGACACAAGTGCCTCTGTAATTTGTAATGGCATGGTTTTAAGCAATGTAATTGCTAACCAAGAAGTACACGCTAAATATGGAGGGGTGGTTCCTGAACTAGCTTCTAGAGCTCATCAACAAAATATCGTTCCCGTTGTACAGCAAGCTATTGAGCAAGCTAAAATCAATAAAGAACAACTTAATGCGATTGCCTTTACTAGAGGCCCTGGATTAATGGGGTCTTTACTTGTAGGAACGTCTTTTGCTAAATCATTAGCATTAGGCTTACAAATTCCTTTGATTGATGTGAATCATATGCAAGCGCATATTTTAGCACACTTTATCCAAGAGGAAAATGGTAAAATACCTGATTTTCCTTTTATTTGTTTAACCATTAGTGGAGGACATACGCAAATCGTCAAAGTTACCAATCATTTTGATATGGAAGTTTTAGGAGAAACTATTGACGATGCCGTTGGAGAAGCCTTTGACAAATCTGCAAAAATATTAGGATTACCTTATCCTGGAGGCCCTCTAATTGATAAGTATGCAAAATTAGGAAATCCTAAAGCTTACTCTTTTACCAAACCCAAAGTTGGCAATTTAGAATTCAGCTTTAGTGGCTTAAAAACAGCTATTCTATATTTTATTCAAAAGCAAGAAAAAGAAAATGCTAATTTTATTCAGGAAAACTTATATGATATCTGTGCTTCTATTCAGTACACTATTATTGAGATTTTAATGGACAAACTTAAAAATGCCGTAAAACAAACGGGAATTAAACGTATTGCCATCGCTGGTGGGGTTTCTGCTAATTCTGAAATTAGAAAACGATTAGAACTAGCTGAAAAACATTGGAACTGGACTACATATATTCCTAAATTCGAATATACGACTGATAATGCTGCTATGATTGCTATTACGGGATACCTAAAATACTTAAACCAAACCTATTCAGACGTATCTATTACTGCTAAAGCTCGATTGAAAGTTACTGAATAA